In Onthophagus taurus isolate NC chromosome 6, IU_Otau_3.0, whole genome shotgun sequence, a genomic segment contains:
- the LOC111416240 gene encoding mitotic spindle assembly checkpoint protein MAD2A, giving the protein MSSAQCNKSAITLKGSSEIVCEYLDFGINSILFQRGIYPPESFKTAENYGLTILMSQDKEIKEFLSVTLSQLKDWLTQKVVNKVALIITNVASLEVMERWDFNIEYDGDQSQGDKQVSDKPLKQIRNEIRDVLKQVASSVAYLPLLDCLCSFDIQIYTKDDVNLPQEWAETEAANIKNAQCVKMRSFSTNIHKVNTMVTYKNED; this is encoded by the exons atgtcTTCGGCTCAATGTAATAAATCAGCAATAACCTTAAAGGGTTCATCAGAAATTGTCTGTGAATACCTAG aTTTTGGTATTAACTCGATATTATTTCAACGTGGGATATATCCGCCCGAATCCTTTAAAACCGCCGAAAACTATGGATTAACTATTTTGATGTCGCaagataaagaaattaaagagtTTTTATCCGTAACGTTAAGTCAACTAAAAG attggTTGACTCAAAAGGTTGTTAATAAAGTGgctttaataataacaaatgtgGCTTCTTTGGAAGTGATGGAACGATGGGATTTTAATATTGAATATGATGGAGATCAATCTCAAGGGGATAAGCAGGTGTCGGATAAGCCATTAAAACAAATTCGAAATGAAATAAGGGATGTTTTAAAGCAAGTTGCTTCATCTGTAGCTTATCTTCCACTATTAGATTGCTTGTGCAGTTTTGATATTCAAATTTATACTAAAGATGATGTTAATTTACCTCAGGAGTGGGCTGAAACTGAGGCTGCTAATATTAAAAACGCTCAATGTGTTAAAATGCGATCGTTTTCTACAAATATTCATAAGGTTAATACTATGGTTACATATAAGAATGAAGACTGA